GTCCTTAGGCTGTAGGGACAACCCTTGTGGTTGTCCGTCTACGGAACGGACATGGACAAGCACGGACAGGGACAAGCCCTGTCCCTACACTTCCGCCTTCTGTCCTGTGTTATTTATCCGCGCTAATTCGTGCATACCTGAACGGTTACCTGTAATCTTAGTGCCTCAGTGGCCTTGGGGCTGAGTAGTTACCTGAAATCCGCCATCCACAATCCGCTTCATTTCCTCCCTTACAGGAGTATCTCCATAAGCTGATTGGCCGGTCCGATCAGCCAGGCCAAGTTGTGGATCATAAGGGAGATATCCGAGTATTTTAAAATCGGGAAGACTGGATTCGATAAAATCCTTTTCTTGTTGGTCTCGAATTTTATTGCCGATAACAGCTACATTATCTATTCCCATCTCAACAGCCAGCTTTCTGATTCTTTCGGCGGTTTGAATGCTTCTCTGGCCCGGTTCAACTACACAAATTAAGGTATCCACTGCCCTGGCTGTTCCCCTGGAGAGGTGCTCAATGCCGGCCTCCATATCCAGGATAAGGTCTTGGTTGGGACTAAGCAGTAAGTGGGTAGTCAGTGCCCTAAGAAGGGTATTCTCCGGACAATAACATCCACTCCCCCCACCTTTTACTTTCCCCATAATGAGGAGCTTAACCCCGTGATAGGAGGCCCCAAATCTGTCAGGGATATCATCTACCTTAGGGTTCAGCTTGAAAAATGTCCCGGCCTCTTTAGTTCCGGTCCGCTCTTCAATCAGGTCTTTAAGCTCTGAGATAGGCGTAATCCCTTCGGCTATTTCTTTAGGGAATCCCAGGGCAGCCGCCAAATTAGCATCCGGATCAGCATCTACCGCCACCACATTATGTCCCTCTTCGGCCAACATCCTGGCCAGGATAGCCGCCACCGTGGTCTTTCCTACACCACCTTTCCCCGTAATGGAAATCTTCAAAGTATCCCCCTTAAAGGTCAGAAGCCAGATGAAGTTAGGGCCTTTACCTTTCGGGTCATTTTGCTTACTTTCCGGGCGGCATTATTTCGGTGAATAATTCCTTTAGCGGCGGCCTTATCAATAGCCGGGACAAGAGTAGTCAGGGCCTTTTGCGCCCCCTCCATATTGCCAGCCGCTACTTCTTCATTGACCTTTTTGATAAAGGTTTTCAACCTGGATTTGACGGCCACATTCCTTTCCCGGCGTTTCCTGTTTTGTCTGGCCCTACTTAAAACTGAGCGATGAATAGCCACTTAACTTATACCTCCTATTTCCCTTTTTTACTTCCTATTCCTGAACCTGTTAGGAACAGGTTTTTTATCCGAGAACCTTCACGTATAGTAATTGGTAACTACTCAGGTTGTTTAGACGGTCGCCTGAAGACGGTTAGTTCTGGCGCCTTTGACTGAATCAGGACACCCAAAACCTTCTCCGGTTCCACCATTTGATGACCATGATTCCCCTCCACCGTCTAACTGTCTACAGCTACCTGAGTTGTTACTGCCGACTTAAGTGTATCAAATTAATCTTCAAATGTCAACAAGTAAATATAGTAACCGTTCAGCCACCAAGGCACGAAGACACGAAGGGGAAATTAAAGTATGTGTCTTAGAGAACATTAGAACAATAGTAACTACTCAAAACTAAGTTAAGCAGTTAGTTGGGAGACAAAGCAAAATTCCCTCTCCCTTGAGGGGAGAGGGATAGGGTGAGGGTGAAATGGGCGGGCAATATTATTACTCTTGCTAAAAACCTTAGAAAAAGAGCTGCCACCCTCCCCTAACCCCTCCCATCAAGGGAGGGGAAGCTCTTATGCCGACG
This genomic stretch from bacterium harbors:
- a CDS encoding carbon monoxide dehydrogenase accessory protein CooC, translated to MKISITGKGGVGKTTVAAILARMLAEEGHNVVAVDADPDANLAAALGFPKEIAEGITPISELKDLIEERTGTKEAGTFFKLNPKVDDIPDRFGASYHGVKLLIMGKVKGGGSGCYCPENTLLRALTTHLLLSPNQDLILDMEAGIEHLSRGTARAVDTLICVVEPGQRSIQTAERIRKLAVEMGIDNVAVIGNKIRDQQEKDFIESSLPDFKILGYLPYDPQLGLADRTGQSAYGDTPVREEMKRIVDGGFQVTTQPQGH
- the rpsT gene encoding 30S ribosomal protein S20, whose protein sequence is MAIHRSVLSRARQNRKRRERNVAVKSRLKTFIKKVNEEVAAGNMEGAQKALTTLVPAIDKAAAKGIIHRNNAARKVSKMTRKVKALTSSGF